The nucleotide sequence CCCAAAATGCTTTTAACCCGTTTGCTTTTCAAACCCCAAGCTCACAATCACCGAGAGCTTTTCAAACCCCAAGTTCACAATCACCGAGAGACATACAAGATGACTCCGATGAAGAATTCGTGTCGGACATCTCAAGAGCAACATTATGATGAGGATGAAGATGTTGCGGTTCAAGAAAACCCCGTGAAACAAAATGAAGCCGCACcggaaagaagaggaaaaacgAAACGGGAAAATTGGACGCCTaaacaagaagaggcgttggcaaaGGTTTATGTTCATTGCACTTTGAATAAAAAGAAAGGCGGATGGTTTTTGGAAGTAAGTTCTAAACCACTTCAATCAAACGGTCGGAGGAAGTAATCAAACCCACCATCAAGTTTGATCAAAATGGCTCGCGATGCAAACAAAATTGAACACATTCAACGATTTATATCATCAAGCGGTATACTTTATTATTTATATACGGTTtattttttaatgaagtatttggATTAAGTTGTtgataatttattattttatgatCGTTTACGTCCTAGCGGGAGTGACGATGCTTTTGTAATGAAGCAAGTGCTAAAGGATTACAAAAGCAAAGAAGGATATGACTTTGCTCATATTGCGGCTTGGGAGGTTGTTAGAACAAATCAAAAGTGGTCGCCGGTACCCTTGTTGGGTGAAGAAAGCTCCGGCTCGAGTCAAAAAAGAAAGTCTTCGGATTCGGGAAATTATAGAGCGGATACACCGAATGTCGAAGTCTCGAGCGGATTCGGTATTCCCGACATAAACGAGGATCCCTCGCCAAGACGACAAAAGAGAAAGGAGAAAAAGGACAAAGGTCCGTCTTCAAGATACAAAGATCCAAGAGATATAACCGGTAGATTCGAAGAATACAAGGCTATGAAAAAAGAGTTAATGGATATTAAACGATACGAGAAGAAAAATACTTGACCTTGGCGGATGAGCAACGAGAGGCGTTGCGACAAACAATGTACGACAAGGATTTGGAGACGTTTAATCGGCCTACTGACAATGTTCACCCTTCGATGTTGGAAATCACACTCGCTAGAAAACGTGAGATCGCAAAAAAATATGGATGGCCttgtaatttttagtttttttaaactTAGATTTTAATGTAATGCTTTTTTTTcatggcaaattggaaaataataatcccaccattgtgaaattggccaataataatcccaagtcaggaattagctaataataatcccacctcgtccatttttggaaaataatgatcCACAGTCACTAAACGACAAAAGTGATACGTCAGCATTTGGAGTATAATTTTCCAAAAATGGaagaggtgggattattattggctaattcctgacttgggattattattggccaatttcacaatggtgggattattattttccaatttgccttttttCATTTATAAAAGTTTGATgtttttttccattttatcttaaattaaaaaaaaacaaaaaataaaaaaaaaaaaagtttaccacttcagcaagtgtaacaacacttttcagcatagtttaaacacttttcactgattgacgtgacacactctgattggttgatttttaatTTTACCACTCTCAAGTgattaaccactccttataccctaactatttactatttcatttatttaactAGTGTAATACACGAGTTTATAGTttctaatttatatttatatttatatttaaagaATATTACTTATAGAAAGAAAAAATATATCTGGTATGGTACTAAACTTTTAAAATAACGCAAGAGCATCTGTTTGTTGGAGACTCAATCAACCTAATCATTACATATTATccttaatttttatatttatgcATTTTCTCAACTCATAAGAATACATTAAAAAATGAATTATACCTAAACGCGTTAACGATACAATTTAGAATGTTAAACAAATGATAAGTTTAATTTGAATATAGAATTTAATTGGACACATGAATTTCCTATTacaaactctttcttcaaaacaacaaaatcatgGGATATGGTTAGAACCTTAACCTTGCAAAAGGTAGAGGCTTGTCAATGTTTTCTTTCGTTTCTTGCACTAGCTTGCTTGCTATAGATTTAGATGGGCAATCACCGAGACAATGTAAAGGAGAGTCGTGCCGATTAGAACCGATAAACTCGACGTGCCACAAATTAAGGCTATTGTTTTTGTATACTCGTGTTGTTTTTTGTGTTTCCTTACGTAACTTGAGTCGTAGTCCCATCCGCACGGCCTACATTTCCTCTCCAATATATCTTTTTTCCTTATCACTTCAATCCGGTCCTTCAAAATCTCCATATTCGAATCAACAAGATTACTCGATCTCCCTATCAAGAAATATGAAATAACGATGTTTTAATACATTGTACATGACTAATCATAACTTTTCCTTTAACCTGTTCTCACGGTTATAAAAAAATATCAACGTGATAAAAAATCATGTTCTTCAAGAAACTCGAACTTACCCTCGTCCCCTAAGCTCCGAGCTCTAATCTCTAACCATGAACGTACTCTATGCTCCGCTCGAACCGGGTGAACCACCACTGCACACCCGAAAGAAGGCAGCATCGTTGACATCTTTTTTATTGACTGATGTTGGGTAATTGTATGTTTTTGAATGTTGTCCAATTTATGAAGTGTGTTTATATAGTTCAAATGACGTATGTATGAATGCATATTCAATTAAATTCGAA is from Helianthus annuus cultivar XRQ/B chromosome 9, HanXRQr2.0-SUNRISE, whole genome shotgun sequence and encodes:
- the LOC118482136 gene encoding uncharacterized protein LOC118482136; this encodes MSTMLPSFGCAVVVHPVRAEHRVRSWLEIRARSLGDEGRSSNLVDSNMEILKDRIEVIRKKDILERKCRPCGWDYDSSYVRKHKKQHEYTKTIALICGTSSLSVLIGTTLLYIVSVIAHLNL